From Cellulophaga lytica DSM 7489, a single genomic window includes:
- a CDS encoding zinc-dependent metalloprotease, whose amino-acid sequence MIKNLLTKLLLVVFLFGSLTNLEAQSKKKNKKSKKNAKTETPAAKPKKGAILPYNKVITKDAKTDTGLFNVHTVDDKRYYEIPDSLFNKEMLMVSRIAKTATGLGFGGGKINTQMLRWEKKDKKVLLRIMSTNIVADEKLPVHEAVMNSNLEPVLYSFDIKALKKDSLNPTTVIQINDFFQKDVKTLGLPERNRKQYKVSRLDDSRSYIESVKSYPLNIEARHVKTYFAGNPPSNSALGSITIEINNSMILLPNNPMKRRYFDERVGWFARSQVDYGLDAQKSKSVTYLDRWRLEVKDEDVEKFKRGELVEPKKQIVYYIDRATPEEWVPFIKQGIEDWQVAFEAAGFKNAIVAKTPPTPEEDPEWSAEDVRYSVVRYLASPIPNANGPHVSDPRTGEILESDINWYHNVMTLLRNWFFVQTAAINPDARGVEFKTEVMGRLIRFVSSHEVGHTLGLPHNMGSSVAYPVDSLRSASFTKKYGTAPSIMDYARFNYVAQPGDEGVALMPNIGVYDKYSISWGYRPILDKSAKEEKKTLDSWILKHAGDPLYRFGKQQFSVIDPSSQTEDLGDDAMKASDYGIANLKRIVPNLIKWTAEDGKSYDDLDELYGQVLGQYNRYMGHVSNNVGGVYENYKTYDQEGAVYTHVPKEKQKRAVQFLHKQLFSTPTWLIDNNILNKIENAGAVERIRSTQSRTLNNLLNTGRMARMIENEALNGSKAYNLTTMMSDVRKGIWKELSTGRSIDTYRRNLQRAYVDRMEYLMTEDPKASRFGTAVNVSQSDIRAVVRAELQTLVRSVKSAAANSSGIRRAHLKDIQERIEAILDPK is encoded by the coding sequence ATGATTAAAAATTTACTCACCAAACTTCTATTAGTTGTTTTTCTATTTGGCTCCCTTACCAATTTAGAAGCTCAATCTAAAAAGAAGAACAAGAAAAGCAAGAAGAATGCTAAAACAGAAACTCCTGCTGCAAAGCCAAAAAAAGGAGCTATTTTACCTTATAACAAGGTAATTACAAAAGATGCTAAAACAGACACTGGTTTGTTTAACGTACACACCGTAGACGACAAACGTTATTATGAAATTCCTGACTCTTTGTTTAACAAAGAAATGTTAATGGTAAGCAGAATAGCAAAAACAGCAACCGGATTAGGTTTTGGCGGTGGAAAAATTAACACTCAAATGCTACGTTGGGAGAAAAAAGATAAAAAAGTTCTTCTACGTATTATGTCTACAAACATTGTTGCAGATGAAAAACTTCCTGTACATGAAGCCGTAATGAACTCTAATTTAGAGCCAGTTTTATATTCTTTTGATATTAAAGCGCTAAAAAAAGATTCTCTAAACCCTACTACAGTTATACAAATAAATGACTTTTTTCAGAAAGACGTTAAAACTCTAGGTTTGCCAGAACGCAACAGAAAGCAATATAAAGTTAGCCGTTTAGATGATAGTAGAAGTTATATTGAAAGCGTAAAAAGTTACCCGTTAAATATTGAAGCTAGACACGTTAAAACATACTTTGCTGGCAACCCACCATCTAACTCAGCTTTAGGATCTATTACAATAGAGATAAATAACTCTATGATTTTACTTCCTAACAACCCAATGAAAAGACGTTATTTTGATGAACGTGTAGGTTGGTTTGCTCGTAGCCAAGTAGATTATGGTTTGGATGCTCAAAAAAGCAAATCTGTTACCTATTTAGATCGTTGGAGACTAGAAGTTAAAGATGAAGATGTAGAAAAGTTTAAAAGAGGTGAACTTGTAGAACCTAAAAAGCAAATAGTTTATTACATAGACAGAGCTACACCAGAAGAATGGGTACCTTTTATTAAGCAAGGTATAGAAGATTGGCAAGTTGCTTTTGAAGCTGCAGGCTTTAAAAATGCAATTGTTGCTAAAACGCCTCCTACTCCAGAAGAAGATCCAGAATGGTCTGCAGAGGATGTTAGATATTCTGTTGTTAGGTATTTAGCTTCTCCTATTCCAAACGCAAATGGTCCTCACGTAAGTGACCCTAGAACTGGAGAAATTTTAGAATCTGATATTAACTGGTACCACAATGTAATGACTTTATTACGTAACTGGTTCTTTGTACAAACTGCAGCTATTAACCCAGATGCAAGAGGTGTTGAGTTTAAAACTGAGGTTATGGGTAGATTAATACGTTTTGTATCTTCTCATGAAGTTGGCCATACCTTAGGTTTACCTCATAATATGGGAAGTAGTGTTGCATACCCTGTAGACTCTTTACGCTCTGCTTCTTTTACTAAAAAATATGGTACAGCACCATCTATTATGGATTATGCACGTTTTAACTACGTAGCACAGCCTGGTGATGAAGGTGTTGCATTAATGCCTAACATTGGTGTTTATGATAAATATTCTATTAGCTGGGGTTACCGTCCTATTTTAGATAAATCTGCTAAGGAAGAAAAGAAAACTTTAGATAGCTGGATTTTAAAGCACGCTGGTGATCCTCTTTACCGTTTTGGAAAACAACAATTTAGTGTAATAGACCCAAGCTCACAAACCGAAGATTTAGGTGATGATGCTATGAAAGCTAGTGACTATGGTATTGCTAACTTAAAAAGAATTGTTCCTAACTTAATTAAATGGACAGCAGAAGACGGCAAGTCTTATGATGATTTAGATGAGCTATACGGACAAGTTTTAGGACAATACAACAGGTATATGGGGCACGTATCTAACAATGTTGGTGGTGTTTATGAAAACTACAAAACATACGACCAAGAAGGTGCTGTATACACGCACGTACCAAAAGAAAAACAAAAAAGAGCAGTGCAATTTTTACACAAACAATTGTTTTCTACACCTACTTGGCTAATAGATAATAATATTTTAAACAAAATTGAAAATGCTGGAGCTGTAGAACGCATTAGAAGTACACAGTCTAGAACATTAAACAATCTATTAAATACAGGCAGAATGGCCCGTATGATTGAAAATGAAGCATTAAATGGCTCTAAAGCTTACAACCTAACCACAATGATGTCTGATGTTAGAAAAGGTATTTGGAAAGAGTTAAGCACAGGAAGATCTATAGACACCTACAGACGTAATTTACAACGTGCCTATGTGGACCGTATGGAATATTTAATGACAGAAGATCCAAAAGCTTCTAGATTTGGTACTGCCGTAAATGTTAGTCAGTCTGATATTAGAGCTGTAGTAAGAGCTGAATTGCAAACGTTAGTACGTTCTGTAAAATCTGCTGCCGCAAATTCTTCTGGTATTAGAAGAGCACACTTAAAAGATATACAAGAAAGAATAGAAGCAATTTTAGATCCTAAATAA
- the lipB gene encoding lipoyl(octanoyl) transferase LipB codes for MNKEVFLQDLGQKDYKETWDYQEDLFKETLDIKIKNRREDAGLKTPNHFLFVEHPHVYTLGKSGDMANLLIDEEQLAKKNATFYKINRGGDITYHGPGQIVGYPILDLDNFFTDIHKYLRLLEEMVILTLAEYGLKAERSEGETGVWLDVGTPFARKICAMGVRASRWVTMHGFALNVNADLGYFDLMIPCGIKDKAVTSLNVELGEKEVNIAEVKDKLLKHFTALFEAEMVLK; via the coding sequence ATGAACAAAGAAGTATTTCTACAAGATTTAGGACAGAAAGATTATAAGGAAACTTGGGACTACCAAGAAGATCTTTTTAAAGAAACTTTAGATATAAAAATTAAAAACAGGCGAGAAGATGCAGGTTTAAAAACACCTAATCATTTTTTGTTTGTAGAGCATCCGCACGTGTATACTTTAGGTAAAAGTGGTGATATGGCTAATTTGTTAATAGATGAAGAACAATTGGCTAAAAAAAATGCGACTTTTTACAAAATAAATAGGGGAGGAGATATTACGTATCATGGCCCTGGGCAAATTGTAGGATATCCAATTTTAGATTTGGATAACTTTTTTACAGACATACACAAGTACTTACGTCTGCTAGAAGAAATGGTAATTTTAACCTTAGCAGAGTATGGCTTAAAAGCGGAACGTTCTGAAGGAGAAACTGGAGTTTGGTTAGACGTAGGAACGCCTTTTGCGCGTAAAATTTGTGCAATGGGTGTGCGCGCTAGTAGGTGGGTAACAATGCACGGTTTTGCCTTAAATGTAAATGCAGATTTAGGGTATTTTGATCTTATGATTCCGTGTGGAATAAAAGATAAAGCAGTAACATCTTTAAATGTAGAGCTAGGTGAAAAAGAAGTAAATATAGCAGA
- a CDS encoding YqaE/Pmp3 family membrane protein — MSFWRVLLAILCPPLSVIGKGCGSIVIVFLLWLCGWVPGTIAALIILNNPDR, encoded by the coding sequence ATGAGTTTTTGGAGAGTTTTATTAGCTATCTTATGTCCGCCTTTGTCTGTAATAGGTAAAGGATGCGGATCTATAGTTATTGTATTTTTATTATGGTTATGCGGTTGGGTTCCTGGTACAATTGCCGCGCTTATTATATTGAATAATCCGGACAGATAG
- a CDS encoding 1-aminocyclopropane-1-carboxylate deaminase/D-cysteine desulfhydrase, which translates to MKVLNQQVDLPILSEKKISLYIKREDTLHPFISGNKYRKLKYNLQHVKQVKAQTIVTFGGAFSNHIAATAYAGKENSIKTVGVIRGEELADKWQQNPTLAFAKENGMEFKFVSRQTYREKNTPEFLSAVKRDYPNSFILPEGGANELAVQGCEEILTPKDTMFNVICSAVGTGGTIAGIINASNASQRVLGFPALKGDFLKEDICKFANNANWELINSYNFGGYAKVTSELINFINSFKATTNIPLDPVYTGKMLFGILDLVQKNYFAPSTKIVAIHTGGLQGIKGMNSLLVKKKLPLINE; encoded by the coding sequence GTGAAAGTTTTAAATCAGCAAGTAGATTTACCTATTTTATCAGAAAAAAAGATATCACTCTATATTAAAAGAGAAGATACGCTACATCCTTTTATTTCTGGAAACAAGTACAGAAAACTAAAGTACAATTTACAGCACGTTAAGCAAGTAAAAGCACAAACTATAGTAACCTTTGGCGGTGCATTCTCTAACCATATAGCTGCTACGGCCTATGCAGGAAAAGAGAACAGTATTAAAACTGTTGGTGTTATTAGAGGTGAGGAGCTTGCAGATAAGTGGCAACAAAATCCAACCTTAGCTTTTGCTAAAGAAAACGGAATGGAGTTTAAGTTTGTAAGCAGACAAACTTATAGAGAAAAAAATACACCAGAATTTTTAAGCGCTGTAAAAAGAGATTATCCTAATAGTTTTATTTTGCCAGAAGGTGGTGCCAATGAGTTGGCTGTACAAGGTTGTGAAGAAATTTTAACTCCAAAAGATACTATGTTTAACGTAATTTGTAGTGCCGTTGGTACTGGAGGTACTATAGCAGGTATTATAAATGCAAGTAATGCAAGCCAAAGAGTTTTGGGTTTTCCTGCGTTAAAAGGTGATTTTTTAAAAGAAGATATTTGTAAATTTGCCAATAATGCAAATTGGGAGCTTATAAATAGTTATAATTTTGGGGGTTATGCCAAAGTAACATCAGAATTAATAAATTTTATAAACTCTTTTAAAGCAACAACCAATATACCTTTAGACCCTGTATATACAGGTAAAATGCTTTTTGGTATTTTAGATCTGGTACAAAAAAATTATTTTGCACCTAGCACTAAAATTGTGGCAATACACACAGGAGGATTACAAGGTATAAAAGGAATGAATAGTTTATTAGTTAAGAAAAAATTACCACTTATAAATGAATAA
- a CDS encoding DUF5522 domain-containing protein, whose amino-acid sequence MKKILQPIEGDYYLSEEGYRVFTEQYHKRRGYCCESGCRHCPYGYNAKTNSRKKS is encoded by the coding sequence ATGAAAAAAATTCTTCAACCCATAGAAGGCGACTATTATTTATCTGAAGAAGGCTACAGAGTATTTACAGAGCAATACCATAAAAGAAGAGGTTATTGTTGTGAAAGTGGATGTAGGCATTGTCCCTATGGCTATAATGCCAAAACAAATAGCAGAAAAAAATCTTAA
- the hemL gene encoding glutamate-1-semialdehyde 2,1-aminomutase, with protein MIYKRSSALFNEAKKYIPGGVNSPVRAFNAVGGEPIFVKEAKGAYLYDEDGNKIIDYIASWGPLILGHAYDPVINAVIEKAKKGTSFGMPTEIETELAKLAVSMVPNIDKIRFVNSGTEACMSAVRLARGFTGKDKIIKFAGCYHGHSDSFLIQAGSGAVTFGSPNSPGVTQGTAKDTLLANYNDLANVTSLVEANKGEIAAIIIEPVAGNMGCIIPSKEFITGLRELCTKEGILLIFDEVMTGFRLGRGGAQEILGIDADIVTFGKVIGGGLPVGAFAARNEIMDYLAPNGPVYQAGTLSGNPLAMSAGLAMLTELNNNPDIFRSLADKTEYLHKGLKKALDKKGIAYQINRFGSMISVHFTDEPVVDFATSAKGNNDTFKKYFHGMLSKGVYLPPSAFESYFLNDALSYKDLDDTIAALEDLEL; from the coding sequence ATGATTTATAAAAGAAGCAGTGCTTTATTTAATGAAGCAAAAAAATATATTCCTGGAGGGGTAAACTCACCTGTAAGAGCCTTTAACGCTGTTGGCGGAGAACCTATTTTTGTTAAGGAAGCAAAAGGCGCTTATTTATATGATGAAGACGGAAACAAAATTATAGATTATATAGCATCTTGGGGACCATTAATTTTAGGTCACGCTTATGATCCTGTAATTAACGCAGTAATAGAAAAAGCTAAAAAAGGAACTTCTTTTGGAATGCCAACAGAAATAGAGACAGAGTTAGCTAAACTAGCAGTTTCTATGGTTCCAAATATAGATAAAATTAGATTTGTAAACAGCGGCACAGAAGCTTGTATGAGTGCTGTACGCTTGGCAAGAGGCTTTACGGGTAAAGATAAAATTATAAAGTTTGCTGGTTGTTACCACGGTCATTCAGATTCGTTTTTAATACAAGCGGGTAGTGGTGCGGTAACTTTTGGTAGTCCTAATAGTCCGGGTGTAACACAAGGTACAGCCAAAGATACATTGTTGGCTAATTATAACGATTTAGCAAATGTAACATCATTGGTAGAGGCAAATAAAGGCGAAATAGCAGCTATTATAATAGAGCCTGTTGCAGGTAATATGGGCTGTATAATACCGTCTAAAGAATTTATAACAGGTTTAAGAGAGCTGTGTACAAAAGAAGGTATTTTGCTAATTTTTGATGAGGTTATGACTGGCTTTCGTTTAGGAAGAGGTGGGGCACAAGAAATTTTAGGTATAGATGCTGATATTGTAACGTTTGGAAAAGTTATTGGAGGTGGTTTACCTGTAGGTGCTTTTGCAGCTCGTAATGAAATTATGGATTATCTAGCGCCAAATGGTCCCGTATACCAAGCGGGTACGTTAAGTGGTAATCCTTTAGCAATGAGCGCAGGTTTGGCTATGTTAACAGAGTTAAATAACAATCCAGATATATTTAGAAGTTTAGCAGATAAAACAGAGTATTTACACAAAGGATTAAAAAAGGCTTTGGATAAAAAAGGAATTGCATACCAAATAAATAGGTTTGGAAGTATGATTTCTGTTCACTTTACAGATGAACCTGTTGTAGATTTTGCTACTTCTGCAAAAGGGAATAATGATACATTTAAAAAGTATTTTCACGGAATGTTAAGTAAAGGGGTGTATTTGCCACCTAGTGCTTTTGAAAGTTATTTTTTAAACGATGCATTATCATATAAAGATTTAGATGATACCATTGCTGCTCTTGAAGACTTAGAGCTGTAA
- the lysS gene encoding lysine--tRNA ligase has product MQLSEQEIIRREKLGKLREMGINPYPADLYPVNTTSKQVKENFEEGKQVVISGRLMSRRIQGKASFAELQDGEGRVQVYFNRDEICTGDDKTLYNDVYKKLLDIGDIIGIEGDLFTTQVGEKTVMVKKFTILSKSLRPLPLPKVDSEGKVFDEFNDPELRYRRRYADLVVNPHVKEVFVKRTKLFNAMRSFFNDAGYFEVETPILQPIPGGAAARPFITHHNSLDIPLYMRIANELYLKRLIVGGFDGVYEFSKNFRNEGMDKTHNPEFTAMEIYVSYKDYNWMMDFCEKLLEHCAIAVNGTSEATFGEHKIDFKAPYARVTMADSIKHFTGFDITGKTEAEIFEAAKGMGIEVDATMGKGKLIDEIFGEKCEGNYIQPTFITDYPKEMSPLCKEHRDNPELTERFELMVCGKEIANAYSELNDPIDQRERFEHQLKLAAKGDDEATEFIDEDFLRALEYGMPPTSGMGIGMDRLIMFLTNNQSIQEVLFFPQMKPERKAVALSDEGKTVLALLKKAEKLPLDELKSSSGLSNKKWDKTIKELTKNGVAKVNKTDDGLFVEIV; this is encoded by the coding sequence ATGCAGCTTTCGGAACAAGAAATCATCAGAAGGGAAAAATTAGGCAAGCTAAGAGAAATGGGCATTAACCCATATCCGGCAGATTTATACCCAGTTAACACTACCTCTAAACAAGTTAAAGAAAATTTTGAAGAGGGTAAACAGGTGGTAATTTCTGGTAGATTAATGTCTAGAAGAATACAAGGAAAAGCTTCTTTTGCAGAGTTACAAGATGGTGAAGGCAGAGTACAAGTTTACTTTAACAGAGATGAAATTTGTACAGGTGATGATAAAACTTTGTATAACGATGTTTACAAGAAATTATTAGACATTGGAGACATTATTGGCATTGAAGGTGATTTGTTTACAACACAAGTTGGCGAAAAAACAGTAATGGTTAAAAAGTTTACAATACTTAGTAAATCTTTACGTCCATTACCGTTACCAAAAGTAGATTCTGAAGGTAAAGTTTTTGACGAATTTAATGACCCAGAGTTACGCTACCGTCGTAGATATGCAGATTTAGTTGTAAATCCGCACGTTAAAGAAGTGTTTGTTAAACGTACCAAGCTTTTTAATGCTATGCGTAGTTTTTTTAACGACGCTGGTTATTTTGAAGTAGAAACTCCTATTTTACAACCTATTCCTGGTGGTGCTGCTGCAAGGCCGTTTATTACTCACCACAATAGTTTAGATATTCCGTTGTATATGAGAATTGCTAACGAGCTTTATTTAAAGCGTTTAATTGTTGGTGGTTTTGATGGAGTTTATGAGTTTTCTAAAAACTTTAGAAACGAAGGAATGGACAAAACACATAACCCAGAGTTTACAGCTATGGAAATTTATGTGTCTTACAAAGATTATAATTGGATGATGGATTTCTGTGAGAAATTATTAGAACATTGTGCAATTGCTGTTAACGGTACAAGTGAAGCTACATTTGGTGAGCATAAAATTGATTTTAAAGCTCCTTATGCACGTGTAACTATGGCAGATTCTATTAAACATTTTACTGGTTTTGATATTACTGGTAAAACTGAAGCTGAAATTTTTGAAGCTGCTAAAGGTATGGGGATAGAAGTTGATGCCACAATGGGTAAAGGAAAACTTATTGATGAAATTTTTGGCGAAAAATGTGAGGGCAATTATATACAACCTACATTTATTACAGACTACCCAAAAGAAATGAGTCCGCTTTGTAAAGAGCATAGAGATAACCCAGAACTTACAGAGCGTTTTGAGCTAATGGTTTGTGGTAAAGAAATTGCAAATGCATACTCTGAGCTTAATGACCCAATAGACCAAAGAGAACGTTTTGAGCACCAATTAAAACTTGCTGCTAAAGGTGATGATGAAGCTACAGAATTTATTGATGAGGACTTTTTACGTGCTTTAGAATACGGTATGCCTCCTACATCTGGTATGGGAATAGGAATGGACAGGTTAATTATGTTTTTAACCAACAACCAATCTATACAAGAAGTATTGTTTTTTCCTCAAATGAAGCCAGAGCGTAAAGCTGTTGCTTTAAGTGATGAAGGAAAAACTGTTTTAGCTCTTTTAAAAAAGGCTGAAAAACTACCTTTGGATGAATTAAAATCTTCATCTGGTTTAAGCAATAAAAAATGGGATAAAACTATTAAAGAATTAACCAAAAATGGTGTTGCTAAAGTGAATAAAACTGATGATGGTTTATTTGTAGAAATAGTATAA
- the yiaA gene encoding inner membrane protein YiaA, which produces MDYQTNVSVEKELKSKKKKSKKVYDQKPTAAFIGAAWTSLFVGMVAFCIGLWNADMLLNEKGYYFTILLFGLFSVISVQKAVRDKLEDVPVTDIYYGISWFAAVASIVLLVVGLWNADLLLSEKGFYAMSFLLSLFSAIAVQKNTRDVQYIDRNDKNED; this is translated from the coding sequence ATGGATTATCAAACAAATGTTTCAGTAGAAAAAGAATTGAAATCAAAAAAGAAGAAAAGTAAAAAAGTGTATGATCAAAAACCAACAGCAGCATTTATAGGTGCAGCTTGGACTTCTTTATTTGTAGGTATGGTTGCTTTTTGCATTGGTTTGTGGAACGCAGATATGCTATTAAATGAAAAAGGATATTACTTTACAATTTTACTTTTTGGACTATTTTCTGTAATATCTGTACAAAAAGCAGTGCGAGATAAGTTAGAAGATGTACCTGTAACAGATATTTATTATGGTATAAGTTGGTTTGCTGCAGTAGCATCTATTGTGCTGTTGGTAGTTGGTTTGTGGAATGCAGATTTATTGTTAAGTGAAAAAGGGTTTTATGCAATGTCTTTTTTGCTAAGTTTATTTTCTGCTATTGCAGTACAAAAAAACACAAGAGATGTGCAGTATATAGACCGTAATGATAAAAATGAAGATTAA
- a CDS encoding glucosaminidase domain-containing protein translates to MNKNTPKNSLRLVYKTFLLVLLVSYTSCKSKRSVTRQSHKKVSTVSPKNNTNKGNAPYALPKDEGHFVSFAIENTEDYINTFAAIAQDEMKAYGIPASITIAQGILESGSGKGELARKTNNHFGIKCHTGWEGDFDYHDDDEKGECFRKYNHPMYSFRDHSLFLTTRGRYSSLFDLHINDYKGWAKGLRKAGYATDPKYPQKLIYLIEKYKLHKFDGKHKAVRTAPKEYVVKKHKVEAGETLYAISRMYFMGVPELMKLNNLKNTNLRIGQELIVKYTKN, encoded by the coding sequence ATGAATAAAAATACACCTAAAAATAGTTTAAGATTAGTTTATAAGACGTTCTTGTTAGTACTACTTGTTTCTTACACTAGTTGTAAATCAAAAAGAAGCGTAACCAGACAATCACATAAAAAAGTATCTACGGTTTCGCCAAAAAATAATACCAATAAGGGTAATGCTCCTTATGCTTTGCCTAAAGATGAAGGGCATTTTGTAAGTTTTGCCATAGAAAATACAGAAGATTACATAAATACATTTGCAGCTATAGCACAAGATGAAATGAAAGCTTACGGTATACCTGCAAGCATTACAATAGCACAGGGTATTTTAGAAAGTGGTTCTGGTAAAGGAGAATTGGCTCGTAAAACCAACAATCATTTTGGAATTAAATGTCATACAGGTTGGGAAGGTGATTTTGATTATCATGATGATGATGAAAAAGGAGAATGTTTTAGAAAATACAACCACCCTATGTACTCTTTTAGAGATCATAGTTTGTTTTTAACAACAAGGGGTAGGTATTCTTCTTTGTTTGATTTACATATTAATGATTATAAAGGCTGGGCAAAAGGTTTGCGTAAGGCAGGTTATGCTACAGATCCTAAATACCCACAAAAACTAATATATTTAATTGAAAAATACAAGCTTCATAAGTTTGATGGCAAGCATAAAGCAGTGCGTACAGCTCCAAAAGAATATGTTGTAAAAAAGCACAAGGTAGAAGCAGGAGAAACCCTGTACGCTATATCTAGAATGTATTTTATGGGTGTGCCAGAATTAATGAAGTTAAATAATTTAAAAAATACAAACCTACGCATAGGTCAAGAACTTATTGTAAAATATACTAAAAATTAA
- a CDS encoding SLC13 family permease: MALSKKIGLVTGPLVFLCILLLPTTILSTNADAVIAIALWMVIWWITEAVSISVTALLPLILFPILKIMPLNTVGANYGNKIIFLFFGGFILALALEKVNLHKRIALNIIKITGTTPNKVVLGFIIATATLSMWISNTASTVVMLPIAVSVIKLLVNDKDGFTKSDKNFALSVMLGIAFSANAGGIATIIGTPPNSVLIGLLEEQYNIEISFLKWMIIGLPFSIVLLTVIYFVLVKWMFPNKQLEFSASKDVINSELKKLGPTSKKEKMVLVIFAITVFLWIFRTLINSVFPSIGLSDTVISMIAAVSLFAVPYNLKKGDFILKWKDTEKLAWGILVLFGGGLALANGMATTGIVTTVTEAISNSNINIFFTVSLLILLMLFMTELMSNVALITVLAPIVAGIAIGLNIPMLHILIPVTIASSCAFMLPMATPPNAIVFASGYIKVKQMARVGIILNLIAVALLILLFQFVLPILF; the protein is encoded by the coding sequence ATGGCATTAAGCAAAAAAATTGGACTAGTAACCGGACCTCTAGTTTTTTTATGCATTTTACTACTACCTACTACAATACTATCTACAAATGCAGATGCTGTTATAGCAATAGCTCTTTGGATGGTTATTTGGTGGATAACAGAAGCTGTATCTATTTCTGTTACCGCACTACTACCCTTAATTTTGTTTCCTATATTAAAAATAATGCCTTTAAATACAGTAGGTGCTAACTATGGTAATAAAATTATTTTTTTATTTTTTGGAGGTTTTATTTTAGCACTTGCCCTAGAGAAAGTGAACTTACACAAACGTATAGCTTTAAACATTATAAAAATTACTGGCACTACACCCAATAAAGTAGTACTGGGTTTTATTATTGCTACTGCAACTTTAAGTATGTGGATTAGTAACACTGCAAGTACAGTTGTAATGCTACCAATAGCTGTATCTGTAATAAAATTATTAGTTAATGATAAAGATGGTTTTACAAAAAGCGATAAAAACTTTGCCTTAAGCGTAATGCTTGGTATTGCTTTTTCTGCAAATGCAGGCGGTATTGCTACCATTATTGGTACACCTCCAAATTCTGTTTTAATAGGGCTATTAGAAGAACAATATAACATAGAGATATCATTTTTAAAGTGGATGATTATTGGTTTACCTTTTTCAATTGTATTACTAACTGTTATTTACTTTGTGCTTGTAAAGTGGATGTTTCCTAACAAGCAACTTGAGTTTTCTGCATCAAAAGACGTTATCAATTCTGAATTAAAAAAACTTGGACCAACTAGTAAAAAGGAAAAAATGGTACTGGTAATTTTTGCAATTACAGTATTCTTATGGATTTTTAGAACCCTAATTAATTCCGTTTTTCCAAGCATAGGATTGTCAGATACTGTAATTAGTATGATAGCTGCAGTATCTTTATTTGCTGTGCCTTACAACTTAAAAAAAGGAGATTTTATTTTAAAATGGAAAGACACAGAAAAGTTAGCCTGGGGAATATTAGTACTTTTTGGCGGAGGCTTAGCATTAGCAAATGGTATGGCTACAACAGGTATAGTTACTACTGTTACAGAAGCAATATCTAACAGCAACATTAATATCTTTTTTACAGTTTCATTATTAATATTACTAATGTTGTTTATGACAGAGCTTATGAGCAACGTTGCTTTAATAACTGTTTTAGCTCCTATTGTAGCTGGTATTGCAATTGGTTTAAACATACCAATGTTACATATACTTATACCAGTTACAATAGCTAGTAGTTGTGCATTTATGCTACCAATGGCTACACCACCAAATGCAATAGTATTCGCCAGCGGCTATATTAAAGTAAAACAAATGGCAAGAGTTGGTATTATTTTAAACCTAATAGCTGTAGCATTACTAATATTACTATTCCAATTTGTACTTCCTATACTTTTTTAA